GCCGACCCGCCCCACAAGCAAGGTCCAGAATGCGCTCATGGGGCTGCAGTCGGAGCTGTTCCACCAGAAAGTCGACCTCTTGCTTTGTTCCTTGCGTGAACCGGTAGTCCAGGTAGCGAACCCCCAACCGCTCGAAGAGCTCGCGGTACCAGCTCGTCATGGTCTGGCCTCTCCTGCGGGAATTACGATGTAGCCCTCCTGTTCATCGCCGACCCGTTCTGCGCGCCCATGGGCAAGGAGGTAGACCGTGTAGGCGCCTACGATCGCGTCCAACTCGTGATGGCTCAGTTGCTTTTGGGGGAGCACAATCCCTAACTCGGCCAGCGCGGACGCGAGGAACGCGCGGCCAACCCTTGTCTGCTTGGCCACCATTTGCCGACCAAACAGCAGGCGCTTGCTGGCGTAGGGGTAGACCTCATGCACCATCAAGCCGGCCTCCCGCAGCTGCCGGTACAGGCCAATGCTCCGCAGCACCCAGCTCTTCGCAAAGCTCTTCTTCACCGTGAAGAAGCAGCCGATCCCGCGTCGGGCGAGCTCCCTCTCGCAGAGGCGTCCTTTTCGTCCCGCGGGCTGTTCGTGACCGCAGGTCGGCTCCCGATTTTGGAAGCAACATTCCTGCAGCCCTATCGGCAGAGCGCACGGACCAT
This region of Calditrichota bacterium genomic DNA includes:
- a CDS encoding DUF429 domain-containing protein, translating into MNSCLYGGVDPSGSASRPTGVAILDDRLQVVVAESRFDDAEVIAFFAEHGDRLFAVGLDGPCALPIGLQECCFQNREPTCGHEQPAGRKGRLCERELARRGIGCFFTVKKSFAKSWVLRSIGLYRQLREAGLMVHEVYPYASKRLLFGRQMVAKQTRVGRAFLASALAELGIVLPQKQLSHHELDAIVGAYTVYLLAHGRAERVGDEQEGYIVIPAGEARP